Proteins encoded together in one Mycobacterium sp. MS1601 window:
- a CDS encoding cupin domain-containing protein has protein sequence MTETTAAAGPTFQVTSDFWRELPQMPLEKYPGTEGFIDDVYVNPEGVPMCSGYFELRHTDAALDYFYDYDEMKVVLEGEFRLENVDTGQVQIAKAKDAIFFPKGSRILFSTPDRALAFYVGYRSFAP, from the coding sequence GTGACCGAGACCACCGCAGCAGCAGGCCCGACATTCCAGGTGACATCGGATTTCTGGCGTGAACTGCCGCAGATGCCGCTCGAAAAGTATCCGGGCACCGAGGGTTTCATCGACGACGTCTATGTCAATCCCGAAGGCGTTCCGATGTGTTCGGGCTACTTTGAGCTGCGCCACACCGACGCCGCGCTGGATTACTTCTACGACTACGACGAGATGAAGGTCGTTCTGGAGGGCGAGTTCCGCCTCGAGAACGTCGACACCGGTCAGGTGCAGATCGCCAAGGCCAAGGACGCCATCTTCTTCCCCAAGGGTTCGCGGATCTTGTTCTCGACGCCGGATCGTGCGCTGGCGTTCTACGTCGGATACCGCTCGTTCGCGCCGTGA
- a CDS encoding RNA-binding protein: MADDMGMLSKLGSGCAALLVAVSTFGAGVVTAPSAEAVCGSIGGRFVDVSGCSDPLSELNYLPPPPPPPPPPPPGAPPPPPPPPPPPPPPPPPVYVDPTPNVDVCANVGRRISVSGCI; this comes from the coding sequence ATGGCCGACGATATGGGCATGCTGAGCAAGCTCGGATCAGGGTGTGCCGCGTTGTTGGTTGCCGTCTCGACGTTCGGTGCGGGCGTGGTGACAGCTCCCTCGGCCGAGGCGGTCTGCGGCTCCATCGGTGGCCGGTTCGTGGATGTGAGCGGTTGTTCGGATCCGTTGTCCGAACTGAACTATCTGCCACCGCCGCCGCCTCCTCCGCCACCGCCGCCGCCGGGCGCGCCGCCGCCTCCACCTCCACCTCCGCCTCCGCCACCTCCGCCACCTCCGCCGGTGTACGTAGATCCGACGCCGAACGTGGACGTCTGTGCCAACGTGGGCAGGCGCATCAGCGTCAGCGGGTGTATCTGA
- a CDS encoding glycerol-3-phosphate dehydrogenase/oxidase: MGPAERQRAWERLGNEQFDVVVIGGGVVGAGAALDAATRGLKVALVEARDFASGTSSRSSKMFHGGLRYLEQLEFGLVREALHERELSLTTLAPHLVKPLPFLFPLTNRVWERPYVAAGIFLYDQLGGAKSVPAQKHLTKSGALRLAPGLKRSSLIGGIRYYDTVVDDARHTMTVARTAAHYGAVVRTSTQVVSLLREGDRVIGVRIRDSEDGAVTEVRGHVVVNATGVWTDEIQALSKQRGRFRVRASKGVHIVVPRDRIVSEVAIILRTEKSVLFVIPWGTHWIIGTTDTDWNLDLAHPAATKADIDYILSHVNTVLATPLSHDDIDGVYAGLRPLLAGESEETSKLSREHAVASPAPGLVAIAGGKYTTYRVMAADAIDAAAQFIPARVAPSITEKVPLVGADGYFALVNQTEHVGARFGLHPYRVRHLLDRYGSLIDEVLALATDRPELLEPITEAPVYLKVEAAYAAAAEGALHLEDILARRMRISIEYPHRGVDCAREVAELVAPILGWSAEDVDREVATYVARVEAEVLSQTQPDDASADALRAAAPEARAEILEPVPLT; this comes from the coding sequence ATGGGTCCTGCAGAACGCCAACGAGCATGGGAGCGCCTGGGCAACGAACAATTCGATGTGGTGGTGATCGGCGGCGGCGTGGTGGGAGCCGGGGCGGCCCTGGACGCGGCCACCCGTGGCCTCAAAGTTGCCCTGGTCGAGGCGCGTGACTTCGCCTCCGGCACCTCGAGTCGGTCTTCTAAGATGTTTCACGGCGGGCTGCGCTACCTCGAGCAGCTGGAGTTCGGCCTGGTCCGCGAAGCCCTGCACGAGCGTGAGCTGTCGCTGACGACGCTGGCCCCGCACCTGGTCAAACCGCTGCCGTTTCTGTTCCCGCTGACCAACAGGGTGTGGGAGCGCCCGTATGTGGCGGCCGGGATTTTTCTCTACGACCAGTTGGGCGGCGCCAAGTCGGTGCCCGCGCAGAAACACCTGACCAAATCGGGTGCGCTGCGACTGGCACCCGGGCTCAAGCGGAGTTCTCTGATCGGGGGGATCCGCTACTACGACACCGTGGTCGACGACGCCCGCCACACCATGACGGTGGCGCGGACCGCCGCGCACTACGGTGCCGTGGTCCGCACGTCGACGCAGGTGGTGTCACTGCTGCGGGAGGGCGACCGGGTGATCGGGGTGCGGATCCGTGACTCCGAGGACGGGGCGGTCACCGAAGTACGCGGGCACGTCGTGGTCAACGCCACCGGTGTGTGGACCGACGAGATCCAGGCGCTGTCGAAGCAGCGTGGCCGGTTTCGGGTGCGCGCCTCCAAGGGCGTGCACATCGTGGTCCCGCGTGACCGGATCGTCAGCGAGGTGGCGATCATCCTGCGCACCGAGAAGTCGGTGTTGTTCGTCATCCCGTGGGGCACGCACTGGATCATCGGCACCACGGACACGGACTGGAACCTGGACCTCGCGCATCCGGCGGCCACCAAGGCAGACATCGACTACATCCTGAGCCACGTCAACACCGTGCTGGCCACCCCGTTGAGCCATGACGACATCGACGGCGTGTACGCGGGGCTGCGGCCGCTGCTGGCAGGCGAGAGCGAAGAGACCTCGAAGCTGTCCCGCGAGCATGCGGTGGCCTCACCCGCGCCCGGCCTGGTGGCCATCGCGGGCGGCAAGTACACCACGTACCGGGTGATGGCAGCCGATGCGATCGATGCCGCGGCACAGTTCATTCCGGCGCGGGTGGCGCCGTCGATCACCGAGAAGGTGCCGCTGGTAGGCGCCGACGGCTACTTCGCGCTGGTCAACCAGACCGAACACGTGGGTGCTCGTTTCGGGTTGCATCCCTATCGGGTGCGACATCTTCTGGACCGCTACGGCTCGCTGATCGACGAGGTGCTGGCACTTGCGACCGACCGGCCCGAGCTGCTGGAGCCGATCACCGAAGCGCCGGTTTATCTCAAGGTGGAGGCGGCCTACGCGGCCGCGGCCGAGGGCGCGCTGCACCTCGAGGACATCCTGGCGCGTCGCATGCGGATCTCGATCGAGTACCCGCATCGCGGTGTGGACTGTGCCCGCGAAGTGGCCGAGTTGGTGGCGCCCATCCTGGGCTGGAGCGCCGAGGACGTCGACCGCGAGGTTGCCACTTATGTCGCCCGCGTCGAAGCCGAGGTGCTGTCGCAGACCCAGCCCGACGACGCCTCCGCAGACGCGCTGCGCGCCGCCGCACCCGAGGCCCGCGCCGAGATCCTCGAACCGGTGCCTTTGACTTGA
- a CDS encoding pseudouridine synthase, with protein MGPLPDRDGLGPTRIRLRGGAVLVELASRFGDAAAAKVLGGEVVAADGAVVTATTVMAPGEFVYLYRDLPDEVEVPFDIPILYRDDDLVVVDKPHFLATMPRGRHVAQTALVRLRRSLGMPELSPAHRLDRLTAGVLMFTCRRELRGAYQTLFARGEVRKTYLAVAQGIPTVELPTVLRSRIVKHRGVLQAAHEPGEHNAETLVESLGGQRYRLSPRTGRTHQLRVHMSSIGVPIVGDPLYPNVIDVVDGDFSTPLQLLAHTLEFDDPFSGERRLFTSRRALSA; from the coding sequence ATTGGACCACTGCCGGACCGGGATGGCCTGGGGCCGACGAGGATTCGGTTGCGTGGGGGAGCGGTGCTGGTGGAACTGGCCTCCCGATTCGGCGATGCCGCCGCGGCCAAGGTGCTCGGTGGTGAGGTGGTGGCCGCCGACGGTGCCGTGGTGACCGCGACAACGGTGATGGCGCCGGGAGAGTTCGTCTACCTCTACCGTGACCTGCCCGACGAGGTGGAGGTGCCGTTCGACATCCCGATCCTTTACCGCGACGACGATCTGGTGGTGGTGGACAAGCCGCACTTCTTGGCGACCATGCCCCGCGGCCGACATGTGGCCCAGACCGCCTTGGTGCGGCTGCGGCGGTCCCTGGGGATGCCCGAGCTGTCGCCGGCGCACCGGCTGGACCGGTTGACGGCAGGGGTGCTGATGTTCACCTGCCGTCGAGAGCTGCGCGGCGCGTACCAGACGCTGTTCGCGCGCGGCGAGGTGCGCAAGACCTATCTTGCTGTTGCGCAGGGGATTCCGACAGTGGAACTGCCCACGGTGCTACGAAGTCGGATCGTCAAGCACCGTGGTGTACTGCAGGCGGCGCACGAGCCGGGCGAGCACAACGCCGAGACTTTGGTGGAAAGCCTTGGTGGACAGCGGTATCGACTCTCCCCGCGCACCGGACGCACGCATCAGCTGCGGGTGCACATGTCCTCGATCGGTGTGCCTATTGTTGGTGATCCCTTGTACCCCAATGTCATCGACGTCGTTGATGGCGACTTCAGTACACCGCTGCAGCTGTTGGCGCATACGTTGGAATTCGACGACCCGTTCTCGGGGGAGCGCCGCCTCTTCACCTCGCGGCGTGCCCTTTCAGCGTGA
- a CDS encoding flavin-containing monooxygenase — MTRTAIIGAGPCGLAQLHAFELARAGGVDVGEVVCFEKQSDWGGLWNYSWRTGLDEYGDPAHGSMYRYLWSNGPKECLEFADYTFDEHFGAPIPSFPPREVLFDYITGRAKKSNVRQYIQFDTAVRHVTFDDGLFTVTVEALEDRTLHSEQFDFVIVASGHFSTPHVPDYPGFQTFPGRILHSHDFRDACEFAGKNLLVLGSSYSAEDIALQSRKYGAASVTIAYRHNPMGFGWPDGIDEVPALVHVDGRTAHFADGTTREVDAIVLCTGYQHHFPFLDPSLRLRTPNNLYPAGLYKGVVWTANPKLLYLGMQDQFYTFNMFDPQAFFARDVVLGKVAIPPVEVMTSDTAQWLERLPTLTTPIEMIDYQTDYVRDLMTFTDYTSFDLDLVREHFVTWEHDKDESITGYRDKSFSSPCTGTRAPLHHTPWWDEMDDSLATFLRTP; from the coding sequence ATGACCCGTACGGCGATCATCGGAGCCGGCCCCTGCGGCCTGGCGCAACTGCATGCATTCGAACTGGCGCGTGCCGGGGGTGTTGATGTGGGCGAAGTGGTGTGCTTCGAGAAGCAGAGCGACTGGGGCGGTCTGTGGAACTACTCCTGGCGCACCGGACTCGACGAGTACGGCGACCCCGCCCACGGCAGCATGTACCGCTACCTGTGGTCCAACGGCCCCAAGGAGTGTCTGGAGTTCGCCGACTACACCTTCGACGAGCACTTCGGCGCACCCATCCCGTCGTTCCCGCCGCGTGAGGTGCTGTTCGACTACATCACCGGGCGCGCCAAGAAAAGCAATGTGCGTCAGTACATCCAGTTCGACACCGCGGTGCGCCACGTCACCTTCGACGACGGTCTGTTCACCGTGACCGTGGAGGCCCTCGAGGACCGGACCTTGCACTCCGAGCAGTTCGACTTCGTGATCGTGGCCTCCGGTCACTTCTCCACCCCGCACGTGCCGGATTATCCCGGCTTTCAGACCTTTCCCGGCCGCATTCTGCACTCCCATGATTTCCGCGACGCGTGTGAATTCGCCGGCAAGAACCTGCTGGTGCTGGGTAGCAGCTACTCCGCCGAAGACATTGCGCTGCAATCCCGTAAGTACGGCGCCGCCTCGGTCACCATCGCCTACCGGCACAATCCGATGGGCTTCGGTTGGCCGGACGGGATCGACGAGGTGCCCGCCTTGGTGCACGTCGACGGGCGTACCGCGCACTTCGCCGACGGCACCACGCGTGAGGTGGATGCCATCGTGCTGTGCACCGGCTATCAGCACCACTTCCCGTTCCTGGACCCGTCGTTGAGGCTGCGCACACCCAACAACCTGTATCCGGCCGGGTTGTACAAAGGTGTGGTCTGGACGGCCAATCCGAAGTTGTTGTACCTCGGAATGCAGGATCAGTTCTACACATTCAACATGTTCGACCCGCAGGCCTTCTTCGCCCGTGACGTGGTCTTGGGCAAGGTGGCCATACCGCCGGTCGAGGTGATGACGAGCGACACCGCCCAGTGGCTGGAACGGCTGCCGACATTGACCACTCCGATCGAGATGATCGACTACCAGACCGACTATGTGCGCGACCTGATGACGTTCACCGACTACACGTCATTCGACTTGGACCTGGTGCGTGAGCACTTCGTCACCTGGGAGCACGACAAGGACGAGAGCATCACCGGCTACCGGGACAAGTCGTTCAGCTCGCCGTGTACCGGGACTCGTGCGCCGTTGCACCACACTCCGTGGTGGGACGAGATGGACGACAGCTTGGCGACGTTCCTGCGCACTCCGTGA
- a CDS encoding DUF1989 domain-containing protein: MTLTAPALETYRVQPGSVTALRVYPGDHLHVIDRFGRQPAELTVLSANPRALPDAGADAPATVVRGLSAGDDELGYAAQRILTMLASFGVAPEQARATRMFGGHTHAGAQVDFGVDDDAVLLLAAPATPMRLDSPEPNPPSELWVQVRRGDPTRVERVELPAPLAEPLLDLRIDASTACDYQVKAGQFIQIIDVEGRQCSDFLAFDARALQDGLEYGLDATTTRTMVGSAYPKPGLYGKFFDPRGRALVEVVRDTVGRHDTFGLACNAKYYEDMGYPGHINCTDNFNNALSAYGVGRRTGWPALNLFYNTAFDAQHHLVTDEPWSRAGDYVLLRATSDLVCASSACPDDIDPANGWVPTDVHVRVYDSTRRFSVALGHRVTPDSETVLTKKTAFAPRTEGLTRHFTEYAGYWLPSVFSAEGAQQEYWACRERAAVMDLSALRKYEVLGPDAEALLQWTLTRDIRRLSRGQVVYSAMCNDTGGMVDDCTVFRLGDDNFRFVGGDPYDGEWLREQAAARGLDRVWIKDSSDHLHNIAVQGPASRDLLAEVIWTPPTQPTLRELGWFRFLIGRLGGPDGAPVLVSRTGYTGELGYEVWAHPKDAPAAWDAMWTAGEPHGLAPLGLDALEMLRVEAGLVAKGAEFDDQTDPYEAGVGFTVPLKSKSDDFLGRDALAERKAHPQRVLVGLRLEGNETAGHGDCVHLGRSQVGVVTSGVRSPILSASIALCRIAVQHAQLGTEVEIGKLDGHQKRLPATVVRFPFYDPDKMRPRS, from the coding sequence GTGACTCTGACGGCACCTGCTCTCGAGACCTACCGGGTGCAACCCGGTTCGGTCACCGCGCTCCGGGTGTACCCCGGTGATCACCTGCACGTCATCGACAGATTCGGCCGTCAACCCGCCGAACTGACGGTACTGTCGGCCAACCCCCGGGCACTGCCCGACGCCGGCGCCGACGCGCCAGCCACTGTGGTCCGGGGGCTGTCCGCCGGGGACGACGAGCTGGGTTATGCGGCGCAACGCATTCTGACGATGTTGGCGTCCTTCGGGGTGGCACCGGAGCAGGCGCGCGCCACCCGGATGTTCGGCGGGCACACCCATGCGGGGGCGCAGGTCGATTTCGGGGTCGACGACGACGCGGTGCTGCTGCTGGCGGCCCCTGCCACCCCGATGCGCCTCGACAGCCCCGAACCCAATCCGCCGTCAGAGCTGTGGGTGCAGGTGCGCCGTGGTGACCCCACCCGGGTGGAACGGGTGGAACTGCCCGCGCCACTGGCCGAGCCGCTGCTGGATCTGCGCATCGACGCGTCCACCGCGTGTGACTACCAGGTCAAAGCAGGACAGTTCATCCAGATCATCGACGTCGAAGGCCGACAGTGCTCGGACTTCCTGGCCTTCGATGCCCGCGCCCTGCAGGACGGCCTCGAGTACGGATTGGACGCCACCACCACCCGCACGATGGTGGGCAGCGCCTATCCGAAGCCGGGTCTGTACGGGAAGTTCTTCGACCCAAGGGGCAGGGCGCTGGTGGAGGTGGTACGAGATACCGTGGGCCGGCACGACACCTTCGGATTGGCCTGCAACGCCAAGTACTACGAGGACATGGGCTATCCGGGGCACATCAACTGCACCGACAACTTCAACAATGCGCTGTCGGCCTACGGGGTGGGGCGCCGTACCGGCTGGCCCGCGCTGAATCTGTTCTACAACACTGCTTTTGATGCCCAGCATCACTTGGTGACGGACGAGCCCTGGTCGCGGGCCGGTGACTACGTACTGCTGCGCGCCACCTCGGACCTGGTGTGTGCGTCGTCGGCGTGCCCGGATGACATCGATCCGGCCAACGGCTGGGTACCCACCGATGTGCATGTGCGCGTTTATGATTCGACCAGGAGGTTCTCCGTGGCGCTGGGCCACCGCGTCACCCCGGACTCTGAGACCGTGCTGACCAAGAAGACGGCGTTCGCGCCGCGCACCGAGGGGCTGACCCGTCACTTCACCGAGTACGCCGGCTACTGGCTGCCCAGTGTCTTCAGTGCCGAGGGCGCACAGCAGGAGTACTGGGCCTGCCGTGAACGTGCTGCGGTGATGGATCTCTCGGCACTGCGCAAGTACGAAGTACTGGGCCCGGATGCCGAGGCGCTGTTGCAATGGACGCTGACCCGTGACATTCGCAGGCTCTCCCGGGGCCAGGTGGTGTACTCGGCGATGTGCAACGACACCGGCGGCATGGTGGACGACTGCACCGTCTTTCGGCTGGGTGACGACAACTTCCGGTTTGTCGGCGGTGATCCGTATGACGGGGAGTGGCTGCGTGAACAGGCCGCCGCCCGCGGTCTGGATCGGGTGTGGATCAAGGATTCCAGCGACCACCTGCACAACATCGCGGTGCAGGGTCCCGCCAGCCGCGATCTGCTGGCGGAGGTGATCTGGACTCCACCGACCCAGCCGACGCTGCGTGAGCTCGGGTGGTTCCGCTTCCTGATCGGGCGCCTAGGCGGGCCGGATGGGGCCCCGGTGCTGGTCTCCCGCACCGGCTACACCGGCGAGCTCGGCTACGAGGTGTGGGCGCATCCGAAGGACGCCCCGGCTGCCTGGGACGCGATGTGGACCGCCGGTGAGCCGCATGGGCTGGCCCCGCTGGGGCTCGATGCGCTCGAGATGCTGCGAGTGGAAGCGGGTCTGGTGGCCAAGGGCGCTGAGTTCGACGACCAGACCGACCCCTATGAGGCGGGGGTGGGATTCACGGTGCCGCTGAAATCCAAGAGCGACGATTTCCTGGGCCGCGACGCGTTGGCCGAACGCAAGGCGCACCCGCAGCGGGTGCTGGTGGGTCTGCGCCTCGAGGGCAACGAGACTGCCGGGCACGGCGACTGCGTGCACCTGGGCCGCAGCCAGGTGGGAGTGGTCACCAGTGGAGTTCGATCACCCATCCTCAGCGCCTCTATCGCCTTGTGCCGCATTGCTGTCCAGCATGCACAGCTCGGCACAGAAGTCGAGATCGGCAAGCTCGACGGCCACCAAAAACGCCTCCCGGCCACCGTCGTCCGGTTCCCGTTCTATGACCCCGACAAGATGCGACCACGCTCTTAG